In Selenomonas dianae, a genomic segment contains:
- a CDS encoding type IV pilus twitching motility protein PilT: MVDSGLFADVLHRMIAAEASDLHIAPQQRVQMRCDGVLRPEEFVPCAASVEQIWENMAGEAQRAALGAQDVDLAWNYGGRRFRVNAYRMQEGIGLALRLLPERIPTPEEIGMPRVVRALAERRHGLGLVCGATGAGKTTTLASLIEEINRTRSVHIVTLEDPIEYIFPPARAFFSQREAGRDFVSFSDAVRSALREDPDILLVGEMRDRATVEAALMAAATGVLVLGTLHTRSAAETPMRVESMFSQDVRDAVRAQFADAVTVIAAQYLLPRVGGGRAAVFETLAATPTVRNILRQGNYSQLTSVMMSGAAQGMQTAKMAENALRAKGMIA; encoded by the coding sequence ATGGTTGACAGCGGGCTGTTTGCGGATGTCTTGCACCGTATGATCGCGGCGGAGGCATCGGATCTGCATATTGCGCCGCAGCAGCGGGTACAGATGCGGTGTGACGGTGTGCTCCGACCGGAGGAGTTCGTACCGTGTGCGGCATCTGTCGAGCAGATTTGGGAAAATATGGCAGGAGAGGCGCAGCGTGCTGCGCTCGGTGCGCAGGATGTGGATTTGGCGTGGAACTATGGAGGACGGCGTTTTCGCGTCAATGCCTACCGTATGCAGGAGGGCATCGGTCTTGCACTGCGCCTTCTGCCCGAGCGGATACCGACCCCCGAGGAGATCGGTATGCCGCGTGTGGTGCGTGCTCTCGCCGAGCGGCGGCATGGTCTGGGGCTCGTCTGTGGGGCGACGGGGGCGGGCAAGACGACGACGCTCGCCTCTCTGATCGAGGAGATCAATCGGACGCGCAGTGTGCATATCGTTACACTGGAAGATCCGATCGAGTACATCTTTCCCCCCGCGCGTGCTTTTTTCAGTCAACGCGAGGCGGGGCGCGACTTTGTGTCGTTTTCGGACGCGGTGCGGAGTGCGCTGCGTGAGGATCCGGACATCCTGCTCGTGGGGGAGATGCGCGACCGCGCGACGGTGGAGGCGGCGCTGATGGCGGCGGCGACGGGCGTACTTGTCCTCGGGACGCTGCATACGCGCAGCGCCGCCGAGACTCCGATGCGCGTGGAGAGTATGTTTTCACAGGATGTGCGCGATGCCGTGCGGGCGCAGTTCGCCGATGCCGTGACCGTCATCGCTGCCCAGTACCTTCTGCCGCGTGTCGGCGGCGGGCGTGCGGCGGTGTTCGAAACGCTTGCCGCGACGCCTACTGTGCGCAACATCCTGCGGCAGGGGAACTACAGCCAGCTTACCTCCGTGATGATGAGCGGGGCGGCGCAGGGGATGCAGACGGCGAAGATGGCAGAGAACGCTCTCCGGGCGAAGGGCATGATTGCATGA